From Candidatus Bathyarchaeota archaeon, a single genomic window includes:
- a CDS encoding VOC family protein, which translates to MVSPFRRIVDTGLWYLQLALRWGYIYVRWSRWSLATRVTLLTDDLEATYKTLKEKGAEFSRDLAPSEWDPNMKHAMFKDPDGNEFWLIASH; encoded by the coding sequence TTGGTTTCACCGTTCAGGAGGATAGTGGACACTGGGTTGTGGTATCTCCAGTTGGCTCTACGGTGGGGTTACATCTATGTCAGATGGAGCCGTTGGAGCCTGGCAACACGCGTCACCCTGCTTACAGATGACCTTGAAGCTACATACAAGACTCTGAAAGAGAAGGGAGCAGAGTTCAGCCGAGACCTAGCCCCTTCAGAATGGGATCCGAACATGAAGCATGCGATGTTCAAAGATCCTGATGGAAATGAATTCTGGTTAATAGCCAGCCACTAA
- a CDS encoding immune inhibitor A, translating into MNTKTSKISRHIFLIILIGTYALQWSSGSCYTDQNTGSQPVAVILVEFSDYKHSVSKEYIYDLIFVKMNAYYTEVSYNQTWIVGEMTRDWIMLPTFFTRYGDLTWAGTYQKDFWDRARRLGEDAIHAADEEIDFRKFKHVIIVLPNVNMVCVSVGLNIMTNDGATVWRATIQTEKSPLGVFAHEFGHNLGLRDMYDYKLAQERGSSSDAIVYVGIWDIMSAAHLTVHFCSYNKIKVGWIPPEHIKTVDTSWTTVTVDPIELPSKGIQVVRIPLTEVKYYLVEVRKALGFDSKIPDEGVLVTLIDESLVDGFARVQDAEPKTSTLSDATFDLRPGKLACFLDKKNDISIVLTGKLNSSYMVFIGPAKQGEVVSKNLAKSLDVIRLMDEVKADIQKAINEKRIEGIDKAKSLLSNASEAFNSGNLDVAMVLAQESKDLAHTATYPKDYLESKNLIAKLEVLEKRISASNFKSADAQDYALKGAGAYDSAIKAFAQNNYSMARDLAQTALNLFEKAITFEEKYQEAEMKQRHMLNYIFNVSLLYSVTMMVIVTVYYFRKKIKAIHFYSSNHEMPTSN; encoded by the coding sequence ATGAACACTAAGACATCGAAGATATCAAGACACATCTTCCTTATCATCCTAATTGGTACATACGCTTTGCAGTGGTCTTCTGGGAGTTGTTATACGGATCAGAATACAGGTTCACAACCTGTCGCAGTTATATTGGTTGAGTTTTCAGACTATAAACATTCAGTATCTAAGGAATATATCTACGATCTGATATTTGTGAAGATGAATGCATACTATACAGAGGTCTCATACAATCAGACTTGGATCGTAGGCGAGATGACAAGAGATTGGATCATGTTACCAACATTTTTTACTAGATATGGCGATCTGACCTGGGCCGGTACGTACCAGAAGGATTTTTGGGATCGTGCACGGAGATTAGGTGAAGATGCCATTCATGCTGCAGACGAAGAGATCGATTTCAGAAAATTCAAGCATGTCATAATTGTTCTCCCTAATGTAAATATGGTTTGTGTATCTGTTGGATTAAACATTATGACGAATGACGGTGCAACTGTCTGGCGAGCTACAATTCAGACTGAGAAATCTCCACTCGGTGTGTTTGCACATGAGTTTGGTCACAATCTCGGTCTACGCGATATGTATGATTATAAGTTGGCGCAAGAGAGAGGCTCGTCAAGTGATGCAATCGTCTATGTTGGTATCTGGGACATAATGTCCGCAGCCCATTTAACTGTACACTTCTGCTCTTACAACAAGATCAAGGTCGGCTGGATCCCGCCGGAACACATAAAGACAGTCGACACTAGTTGGACTACAGTAACTGTCGACCCGATAGAATTACCCAGCAAAGGAATACAGGTCGTCAGAATACCTTTGACCGAAGTAAAATATTACCTGGTCGAAGTTAGAAAGGCTTTAGGTTTCGACAGCAAGATCCCTGATGAAGGGGTCCTTGTGACTCTAATAGATGAATCGCTAGTTGACGGTTTTGCTCGTGTTCAAGACGCTGAACCAAAAACGTCCACTCTGAGTGACGCTACATTCGACCTACGGCCAGGTAAACTGGCGTGCTTCCTCGATAAGAAGAACGATATCTCCATTGTATTAACTGGAAAGTTAAATTCTTCTTACATGGTATTTATAGGACCTGCGAAACAGGGGGAAGTCGTTTCTAAGAACCTGGCTAAATCACTGGACGTTATTAGGCTTATGGATGAAGTTAAGGCCGATATACAGAAGGCAATTAATGAAAAAAGGATCGAGGGAATAGACAAAGCTAAATCATTGTTGTCAAACGCTTCAGAAGCATTCAACAGTGGTAATCTTGATGTTGCCATGGTCCTTGCCCAAGAATCAAAAGATTTAGCTCACACCGCCACCTACCCTAAGGATTACCTCGAATCAAAAAATCTCATTGCAAAACTTGAAGTTCTGGAGAAACGTATCTCTGCATCCAATTTCAAGAGCGCGGATGCTCAAGACTATGCTCTAAAAGGGGCAGGTGCCTATGACTCAGCTATAAAAGCCTTCGCTCAAAATAATTACTCGATGGCCAGAGATCTAGCTCAGACTGCTCTAAATCTCTTTGAGAAGGCAATTACATTTGAAGAAAAATACCAAGAAGCAGAGATGAAGCAAAGACATATGTTGAATTATATTTTTAATGTTTCACTATTATATTCCGTGACCATGATGGTGATAGTGACAGTATATTATTTCCGAAAGAAAATAAAGGCAATTCATTTTTACTCGAGTAATCATGAGATGCCAACGTCTAATTAA